From a single Bryobacter aggregatus MPL3 genomic region:
- a CDS encoding cyclase family protein: MAWRYWDISVALRDGMVCWPGDPLPRIEQVAAIDQGDVCNLTRLDMSAHTGTHMDAPRHFVPAGSAIDQQDLDALIGPARVVEIHHPNAIGRDELRQLHPQPGERLLFKTRNANTDWNSAVFNKDFIYLSDEGAQYLVACGVRTIGVDYLSIGGFHHDTVETHVTILSAGISVIEGLDLSAVEPGDYELICLPLKIAGADGAPARALLRRPA, encoded by the coding sequence ATGGCCTGGCGCTATTGGGATATCAGCGTTGCGTTGCGCGATGGAATGGTGTGTTGGCCGGGCGATCCGCTCCCGCGTATTGAACAGGTTGCTGCCATCGATCAAGGCGATGTCTGCAACCTCACCCGGCTCGACATGAGTGCCCACACGGGCACACACATGGATGCCCCGCGCCACTTTGTTCCGGCTGGCTCCGCGATCGACCAACAAGACCTCGACGCCCTGATCGGCCCGGCCCGGGTCGTCGAGATCCACCATCCGAATGCAATTGGGCGCGACGAACTCCGCCAACTCCATCCCCAGCCTGGCGAACGCCTCCTCTTCAAGACGCGCAATGCGAATACGGACTGGAATAGCGCGGTCTTCAACAAAGACTTCATCTACCTGTCGGACGAAGGGGCTCAATATCTGGTCGCATGCGGCGTCCGCACCATCGGAGTCGACTATCTCTCGATCGGCGGCTTCCACCACGACACTGTCGAGACTCATGTCACCATTCTGAGCGCCGGAATCTCCGTTATTGAAGGCCTCGATCTGAGCGCGGTCGAACCGGGTGATTACGAACTCATCTGTTTGCCACTCAAGATTGCTGGAGCGGACGGCGCTCCCGCCCGCGCGCTTCTCCGGCGGCCTGCCTAA
- a CDS encoding SH3 domain-containing protein: MLQLARVSSFVIFALLLTLLSCKKQEKEGPVYRVIGEAFAGPNELPIRQELSLRSPVVTTVKHGDRLEIVDRRRRYVQVRLKNNMVGWVDLRLLISAKQMDELEAMSKKYKDTPALGRATVFDVLNVHTDPNRYSPTFLQIQEKEHFDVIGHRVVVRVPYQGETIDIEDDRPTPISQRKRSTKKPPKIEPPPAPPTPKVPENWLEMSRTTVVPELDKKGNPKPSTAPTQQMDDLSLIRTKDGKVGWVLTNGLFLEVPDDVAQYAEGSRITSYFSMGEVMDEDRKHNHWLWTTQSQRYAPTDFDGLRLFTYNTRRHRYETAYRERNLRGFFPATTDLSKPRPEFKIIVEEEGQLVQKHYAFDGTRVKLLSKQPYERPKDEELLTTGAPLPPKEEVSWLNRFKKLIPWLN, from the coding sequence ATGTTGCAGCTAGCCCGCGTCAGTTCGTTCGTCATCTTTGCCCTCCTATTGACCCTCCTCTCCTGTAAGAAGCAGGAGAAGGAGGGTCCCGTTTACCGGGTGATTGGGGAAGCCTTTGCCGGTCCGAATGAGCTCCCCATCCGGCAGGAACTTTCTCTCCGTTCTCCTGTGGTGACCACAGTCAAGCATGGAGACCGGCTCGAGATCGTGGATCGCCGCCGCCGCTATGTCCAGGTTCGTCTCAAGAACAATATGGTGGGCTGGGTTGATTTGCGTCTGCTCATCAGCGCCAAGCAGATGGACGAGCTCGAGGCGATGTCGAAGAAGTACAAAGACACTCCCGCACTGGGACGCGCCACGGTCTTCGATGTCCTGAACGTCCATACCGATCCGAACCGCTACTCTCCCACCTTTCTCCAGATTCAGGAGAAGGAGCACTTCGACGTGATCGGCCATCGCGTGGTGGTTCGCGTGCCCTACCAAGGCGAAACGATCGACATCGAAGATGATCGGCCCACCCCGATCTCGCAGCGGAAGCGCTCCACGAAGAAGCCACCCAAGATTGAACCGCCTCCGGCTCCCCCGACCCCGAAGGTTCCAGAGAACTGGCTCGAGATGTCCCGCACCACCGTAGTGCCCGAACTCGACAAAAAGGGCAATCCCAAGCCCTCGACGGCGCCCACCCAACAGATGGATGACCTTTCGCTGATACGCACCAAGGATGGCAAGGTTGGCTGGGTGCTGACCAATGGCCTCTTTCTCGAAGTGCCGGACGACGTCGCCCAATATGCGGAAGGCAGCCGGATTACCTCCTACTTTTCAATGGGCGAGGTGATGGATGAGGATCGCAAGCACAACCACTGGCTCTGGACCACGCAAAGCCAGCGCTACGCCCCCACTGACTTTGACGGTCTGCGCCTCTTCACCTACAACACGCGCCGCCATCGTTACGAGACGGCTTATCGCGAACGGAACCTGCGCGGCTTCTTCCCTGCCACGACGGATCTGTCCAAACCGCGGCCCGAGTTTAAGATCATCGTCGAAGAAGAAGGACAACTGGTGCAGAAGCATTATGCCTTCGATGGAACGCGCGTGAAGCTGCTCTCGAAACAGCCCTATGAGCGGCCCAAAGACGAAGAGTTGCTCACCACGGGCGCACCTCTTCCGCCAAAAGAAGAAGTGTCCTGGCTTAATCGTTTCAAAAAGTTAATCCCCTGGTTGAACTAG
- a CDS encoding aldo/keto reductase, with amino-acid sequence MQRREFLNTSAALGISSAALAQTPMPMDVLGKSQLKVSKICVGGYHMRVGGEIGGIRIIRRALELGVNFFDSAAKYHNGESDVTYGKVFGDSPSLRQRVLLMSKAENRTRDGAMLQLENTLRRMKTDYLDLWQCHEVVTLEEVKQIFGPGGSLEAFVKAKEQGKVRHIGFTGHADPNTHLALLNGYNGWETVQCPVNLIDPHYLSFIKNVHPKVRERGLGLIGMKSNAIGSITKMRIATIEECLRFAWTQNPNTLVSGVESVDQLEQNVAVLKTLKKMTPAEMSSILDRTSKGPVGSKIESYKKKESTAMHHAVHRDGDPAEV; translated from the coding sequence ATGCAGCGTCGCGAATTCCTCAATACCAGTGCCGCACTCGGCATCTCTTCGGCCGCCCTGGCACAAACACCGATGCCGATGGACGTCCTTGGCAAATCGCAATTGAAAGTCTCCAAGATTTGTGTCGGCGGCTATCACATGCGCGTGGGGGGCGAGATCGGTGGCATCCGTATCATCCGCCGGGCGCTGGAACTGGGAGTCAATTTCTTTGACTCCGCCGCAAAGTATCACAACGGAGAAAGCGACGTGACTTACGGCAAAGTCTTCGGGGACTCCCCCAGCTTGCGCCAGCGCGTACTGCTCATGTCCAAAGCGGAGAATCGAACCCGCGACGGCGCCATGCTCCAGTTGGAGAATACCTTGCGCCGCATGAAAACGGACTATCTCGATCTCTGGCAATGCCACGAAGTGGTGACGCTCGAGGAAGTGAAACAGATCTTCGGCCCCGGCGGCTCGCTCGAAGCCTTTGTGAAGGCCAAGGAGCAAGGCAAGGTGCGCCACATCGGATTCACCGGCCATGCCGACCCCAATACGCATCTGGCGCTGCTGAATGGCTACAACGGCTGGGAAACGGTGCAGTGCCCGGTAAATCTCATCGATCCGCATTATCTGAGTTTCATCAAGAATGTCCACCCGAAGGTTCGGGAGCGTGGGCTGGGCTTGATCGGAATGAAGAGCAATGCAATCGGGAGCATCACGAAGATGCGCATTGCAACGATCGAGGAGTGCCTGCGCTTTGCCTGGACTCAGAATCCGAATACCTTGGTGTCAGGTGTGGAATCTGTCGATCAGTTGGAGCAGAACGTCGCAGTGTTGAAGACCCTAAAGAAGATGACACCGGCGGAGATGTCGTCCATTCTCGATCGCACCTCGAAGGGCCCGGTGGGTTCGAAGATCGAGAGCTATAAGAAGAAGGAATCCACCGCCATGCATCATGCGGTACATCGGGATGGAGATCCGGCCGAAGTTTAG
- a CDS encoding type II secretion system F family protein, with product MVFFITVALAVWVGSMVIWYLVSNVFKSKDVDKIKSRLAGKEPKATVKTKERRPALIETEDLQTGKFAIKLLKKFDLQPRLQALLEQAGLKWRVARLVHACLGCFLLGYLCVHFFLPPKYRILGLIPAALCGMLPILHVSRKRASRLHRFEELFPDSLEFVSRSMRAGHAFSVSLEMIHREFQEPLSSEFKRAFEEHNLGLPLDVALEKLAKRVPLLDVQFFVSAVILQKRTGGNLAEILDKLAFIIRERFKLRGKIRAISAHGRMTGMALSSIPMVVAVLMFFSNREYILFFFNEEIGMYLAGAGLTLQLLGYWVIQQIVKIEV from the coding sequence ATGGTTTTCTTCATCACAGTTGCGCTCGCCGTGTGGGTAGGCTCCATGGTGATCTGGTATCTCGTCTCGAATGTCTTCAAGAGCAAAGACGTGGACAAGATCAAGTCCCGCCTGGCAGGTAAAGAGCCGAAAGCCACGGTCAAAACGAAGGAGCGGCGTCCAGCGCTGATTGAGACCGAGGATCTGCAGACTGGCAAGTTCGCAATCAAACTGCTGAAGAAGTTTGACCTGCAGCCGCGGCTGCAGGCCTTGCTCGAGCAAGCTGGTCTGAAGTGGCGCGTCGCCCGCTTGGTGCATGCCTGCCTGGGCTGCTTCTTGCTCGGTTATCTCTGTGTGCATTTCTTTCTGCCGCCGAAATACCGCATTCTCGGATTGATTCCGGCCGCCCTCTGCGGGATGTTGCCGATTCTCCATGTCTCGCGGAAGCGAGCCTCCCGCTTGCATCGTTTTGAAGAGCTATTCCCCGATTCGCTCGAATTCGTGTCCCGGTCCATGCGTGCGGGGCATGCCTTCTCGGTATCACTCGAGATGATCCATCGCGAGTTCCAGGAGCCTCTCTCGAGCGAGTTTAAACGGGCTTTTGAGGAACACAATCTCGGTCTGCCCTTGGATGTCGCACTGGAGAAGCTGGCCAAGCGAGTGCCACTGCTCGATGTTCAGTTCTTTGTTTCTGCGGTGATCCTACAGAAACGGACGGGCGGCAATCTCGCGGAAATTCTGGACAAGCTTGCCTTTATCATCCGAGAGCGGTTTAAGCTGCGCGGTAAGATTCGCGCGATTTCGGCGCATGGCCGCATGACCGGCATGGCGCTCAGCAGCATCCCGATGGTGGTGGCGGTGCTCATGTTTTTCTCCAACCGCGAGTACATCCTGTTCTTCTTCAACGAGGAGATTGGCATGTACTTGGCCGGGGCGGGGCTGACGCTCCAACTCCTCGGCTATTGGGTCATTCAACAGATCGTCAAGATCGAGGTCTAA
- a CDS encoding LytR/AlgR family response regulator transcription factor, giving the protein MSLRATATITTVLVDDERLAREELEFLLRDFGDVEVAGVAENGIQALELIEKIEPDLVFLDVQMPGLDGLGLIRRLQDKNVQLPYFVLATAYDQYAIEAFRLEAMDYLLKPIDKERLGVTIQRAKKYLSELPAPEEENLVRTAAPKSKVVVRTGARNLLIDVGDLIYATIEGGVVRIVASGVTGESSYKTIDELQGDLDSEVFWRVHRGYLVNLNRIREVNPWFNSSLMLKMDDAKGTEVPVSRAHAKKLRSFFKL; this is encoded by the coding sequence ATGAGCCTTCGCGCTACGGCGACGATCACGACAGTGTTGGTAGATGACGAGCGACTGGCCCGGGAAGAGCTGGAATTCCTGCTACGCGATTTTGGCGACGTCGAGGTTGCCGGGGTGGCTGAGAATGGCATTCAGGCCCTGGAACTCATTGAAAAGATTGAGCCGGACCTAGTATTCCTGGATGTGCAAATGCCCGGATTAGACGGGTTAGGCCTCATTCGCAGACTTCAGGACAAAAATGTGCAGTTGCCATATTTTGTTCTGGCTACGGCATATGATCAGTACGCAATAGAGGCTTTTCGCCTGGAAGCTATGGACTATCTCCTAAAGCCGATTGACAAGGAGAGATTGGGTGTCACCATCCAGCGTGCGAAAAAGTACCTTTCTGAGTTGCCAGCTCCAGAGGAAGAAAATCTGGTCCGCACGGCTGCTCCGAAGAGCAAAGTGGTGGTTCGCACAGGAGCCAGGAACCTCCTCATTGATGTAGGCGACTTAATTTACGCCACGATCGAGGGTGGTGTCGTCCGCATCGTTGCCAGCGGGGTGACTGGCGAGAGCAGCTATAAGACCATTGATGAGTTGCAAGGCGATCTGGACTCTGAGGTCTTCTGGCGGGTGCATCGCGGCTATCTTGTGAATCTGAACCGCATCCGCGAAGTGAACCCTTGGTTCAATTCCAGCCTGATGTTGAAAATGGACGATGCGAAGGGCACTGAGGTCCCGGTGAGCCGCGCTCACGCCAAGAAGTTGCGCTCATTTTTCAAGTTGTAG
- a CDS encoding sirohydrochlorin chelatase, with amino-acid sequence MATGVIVFAHGSSVESANEAVRIVARTITDEGGFALMATSFLDGGKPDLRGAVEDLLGRGADRILVVPYFLTVGLHLKRDLPELIAKIQAERPGLPIAVTPPLDGHPGLGAILLDRAKEGVAQWRS; translated from the coding sequence ATGGCAACCGGAGTTATAGTTTTTGCGCATGGATCGAGTGTGGAGAGTGCGAATGAAGCGGTCCGCATCGTTGCTCGTACGATTACGGACGAAGGTGGCTTTGCGTTGATGGCTACCAGTTTCCTGGATGGCGGAAAGCCAGATCTCCGCGGCGCGGTGGAAGATCTCCTGGGGCGGGGCGCAGACCGCATTCTGGTTGTGCCATATTTTCTGACGGTTGGCTTACATCTGAAGCGGGATCTTCCCGAACTCATCGCCAAAATCCAAGCGGAGCGGCCTGGCTTACCCATTGCGGTGACGCCGCCCCTTGACGGGCATCCGGGTTTGGGAGCGATTCTGCTCGATCGTGCAAAGGAGGGTGTCGCACAATGGCGCTCGTAG
- a CDS encoding type II secretion system F family protein, with protein MMIVIAFAIFIIVALVVSTLGMRMWVQPKEAIERVTGVSMEVQEHAPKHPSLVFHELVQRLGNVLPASPKDVSLMQRRLIRAGMRGPNALKIFYGSKVILGAAVPILMSLLVAGSPADASNKFIAVLASVAAGFFGPNEYVNIMGKRRQKQIQRGLANGLDLLVVCVESGLGLDQAILQVSKELEHAHPEICEEFMLVNLELKAGKRRAEALRNLAERTSVDDLKKLVAVLIQADRFGTGVAQSLRAHADYMRVQARQIAEEKAAKLGVKLVFPIFFCILPTLFIVTVGPIAVKIVRELLPMMNGM; from the coding sequence ATGATGATCGTGATCGCATTTGCTATTTTCATCATCGTTGCGCTCGTCGTTTCCACGCTGGGGATGCGCATGTGGGTGCAACCGAAGGAGGCGATTGAGCGGGTGACCGGCGTCTCAATGGAGGTGCAGGAGCATGCTCCCAAGCACCCGAGCCTGGTCTTCCACGAGCTTGTACAGCGGTTGGGGAATGTCTTGCCGGCTTCCCCGAAGGATGTGTCGCTGATGCAGCGGCGCTTGATCCGCGCGGGCATGCGAGGGCCGAATGCGCTCAAGATCTTCTATGGCTCGAAGGTCATTCTCGGCGCGGCTGTCCCCATTCTGATGAGCTTACTGGTCGCCGGTTCTCCTGCCGATGCGAGCAACAAGTTTATTGCCGTGCTGGCGAGCGTCGCGGCGGGCTTTTTCGGTCCCAACGAATACGTCAACATCATGGGCAAACGCCGGCAAAAACAGATCCAGCGTGGCTTGGCCAATGGTCTTGATCTGCTAGTGGTCTGCGTCGAGAGTGGTCTGGGGCTGGACCAGGCGATCTTGCAGGTGTCCAAGGAACTGGAGCATGCGCATCCGGAAATTTGTGAAGAGTTCATGCTCGTCAATCTGGAGCTGAAGGCGGGGAAACGGCGTGCGGAGGCGCTTCGGAACCTTGCTGAACGGACTTCGGTTGACGACTTGAAAAAGCTGGTCGCAGTTCTGATCCAGGCCGACCGCTTCGGTACCGGAGTCGCGCAAAGCCTGCGTGCCCATGCCGATTACATGCGGGTCCAAGCGCGGCAAATCGCCGAGGAAAAGGCCGCCAAGCTGGGTGTCAAACTCGTGTTCCCCATCTTCTTCTGCATTCTTCCCACCTTGTTCATCGTGACGGTGGGACCCATTGCCGTGAAGATTGTTCGCGAGTTACTTCCGATGATGAACGGCATGTAG
- a CDS encoding inositol-3-phosphate synthase — protein MSDQPVEPKQNVKIAPADGKLGILIPGLGAVATTTIAGVEAIKQGLGKPVGSLTQLATIRLGKRTDNNTPYIRDFVPLAKLDQLVFGGWDIYNDNCYEAAKNANVLDAPLLDKLKGPLESIKPMSAVFDQEYVKRIHGPNVKQSKDKFELVQALMDDIKNFKERTGATRATMIWCGSTETFKKPTQVHQSVKDFEAGLKASDPDIAPSQMYAYAALMSGVPFANGAPNLTTDIPAMLELSRERSLPICGKDFKTGQTFMKTVLAPGFKARMLGMSGWFSTNILGNRDGEVLEDPGSFKTKEETKLSVLDEILQPDLYPDLYKDLYHAVRINYYPPRGDAKEGWDNIDIFGWLGYPMQIKVDFLCRDSILAAPLVLDLVLFLDLAQRAGMRGIQEWLSFYFKGPMTAPGLYPEHDLFIQLMKLKNTLRWMRGEDLITHLGLDYYD, from the coding sequence TTGTCCGACCAGCCCGTTGAACCCAAACAAAACGTAAAAATTGCGCCTGCTGATGGCAAACTGGGAATCCTGATTCCCGGCCTCGGCGCTGTCGCTACCACCACGATTGCCGGTGTTGAAGCAATCAAGCAAGGATTGGGCAAGCCTGTCGGCTCGCTGACCCAATTGGCGACCATTCGCCTGGGAAAGCGCACTGACAATAATACCCCCTATATCCGGGACTTTGTACCACTCGCCAAACTGGACCAGCTTGTGTTCGGCGGCTGGGACATTTATAACGACAACTGCTACGAGGCCGCCAAGAACGCAAATGTTCTCGATGCGCCGCTCCTCGACAAGTTGAAGGGACCTCTTGAGTCCATCAAACCGATGTCCGCCGTGTTCGATCAGGAATACGTGAAGCGGATTCACGGCCCGAACGTCAAACAAAGTAAAGACAAGTTTGAACTGGTACAGGCCTTGATGGATGACATCAAGAATTTCAAGGAACGTACGGGAGCCACCCGCGCCACCATGATTTGGTGCGGCTCGACGGAAACGTTTAAGAAGCCGACGCAGGTTCATCAAAGCGTCAAGGATTTTGAAGCAGGTCTTAAGGCGAGCGATCCGGATATCGCTCCCTCTCAGATGTATGCTTATGCAGCATTGATGAGCGGTGTGCCGTTTGCCAACGGTGCTCCGAATTTGACGACTGATATTCCTGCGATGCTCGAGCTCTCCCGGGAGAGGAGTCTACCGATTTGCGGTAAGGATTTCAAAACCGGTCAGACCTTCATGAAGACCGTTCTCGCGCCGGGCTTTAAGGCGCGGATGCTGGGTATGTCTGGCTGGTTCTCTACCAACATCCTCGGCAATCGCGATGGAGAGGTGCTGGAAGATCCCGGCAGTTTCAAGACGAAGGAAGAGACCAAGCTCAGTGTTCTCGATGAGATCCTGCAGCCCGATCTTTATCCGGACCTCTATAAGGATCTCTACCACGCGGTTCGCATCAACTATTACCCTCCTCGCGGCGATGCCAAAGAGGGCTGGGACAACATCGATATTTTCGGCTGGCTCGGCTATCCGATGCAGATCAAGGTAGATTTCCTCTGCCGCGATTCCATCCTGGCCGCACCGCTGGTTCTGGACCTGGTGTTATTTCTCGATCTGGCGCAACGCGCTGGCATGCGCGGGATTCAGGAATGGCTGAGCTTTTACTTCAAAGGCCCAATGACCGCTCCTGGACTGTATCCCGAGCATGATTTGTTCATCCAGTTGATGAAGCTGAAGAACACGTTGCGCTGGATGCGCGGCGAAGATCTGATCACACACCTGGGCCTCGACTATTACGACTAA
- a CDS encoding NAD-dependent epimerase/dehydratase family protein yields the protein MFESLARSNSSGMRILVIGGTQFVGRLLVENLLKQKNDVTILHRKQAHPFKKKIGNIVADRNDPEQIKKVLAREKFDVVFDNVYDWERGTNASQVEHTIKTMEGNFSKYIFMSSVAAYGDGLNHHEADALAPDDHPDAYVRNKAMSERMLFRMFYRYHVPVITLRPPFIYGPGNNYYREAFFWDRLRAGRPLILPGDGRRLMQFVHVADLILACQKVLEHPQAVGNAFNVANSRPLTQEEVVHALASATGKKPEIIRVPRRQIAMAGGHPMGPQLYFGYYFDVAPITMVTNKAQRMLKLKPRDFATGLKETYRWYLRNSVKRKRIDYSFEDSLLELAQAV from the coding sequence GTGTTTGAATCATTAGCCCGAAGCAATTCCTCCGGCATGCGCATTCTTGTGATCGGCGGCACTCAGTTCGTCGGCCGCCTGCTGGTAGAAAACCTCTTGAAGCAGAAGAACGACGTCACGATTCTTCACCGCAAGCAGGCGCATCCGTTTAAGAAAAAGATCGGCAACATCGTTGCAGACCGCAACGATCCGGAGCAGATCAAGAAGGTGCTCGCTCGCGAGAAGTTCGACGTGGTCTTCGACAATGTTTACGATTGGGAGCGCGGAACCAACGCCTCCCAAGTCGAACACACCATCAAGACGATGGAAGGCAATTTCTCGAAGTACATCTTTATGTCGAGCGTGGCAGCCTACGGCGACGGCCTCAATCATCACGAGGCAGACGCGCTGGCGCCGGACGACCATCCGGATGCCTATGTTCGGAATAAGGCGATGAGTGAACGCATGCTCTTCCGCATGTTCTATCGCTATCACGTACCCGTGATTACCTTGCGTCCTCCTTTCATCTACGGGCCCGGGAACAACTACTATCGCGAAGCCTTCTTCTGGGATCGCTTGCGCGCAGGCCGTCCGCTCATTCTTCCTGGCGATGGCCGCCGGCTCATGCAGTTTGTTCACGTGGCCGATCTGATCCTCGCTTGTCAAAAAGTGCTGGAGCATCCTCAAGCAGTAGGCAACGCATTCAATGTCGCCAACTCGCGGCCGCTCACGCAGGAGGAAGTGGTTCACGCTCTCGCATCGGCGACAGGGAAGAAGCCGGAAATCATCCGGGTGCCGCGCCGTCAGATTGCGATGGCTGGTGGACATCCGATGGGTCCTCAGCTCTACTTCGGCTATTACTTCGATGTGGCTCCGATCACCATGGTGACCAACAAAGCCCAGCGGATGTTGAAGCTGAAGCCGCGTGATTTTGCCACTGGCCTGAAGGAAACTTATCGCTGGTATCTTCGCAATTCAGTCAAGCGCAAGCGCATTGATTACTCATTTGAGGATTCTTTGCTCGAACTCGCGCAAGCTGTATAA
- a CDS encoding ferredoxin--NADP reductase, with amino-acid sequence MALVEYKARLVEIRDLGPGIRHFRFELPDTELFEFVPGQWVSMTELVDGKKTTRAYSIASLPGSNQFEICLNKVDDGVFSPHLFSLQPGDLVPTKGPVGSFVLKSKEREAIFVATGTGVVPFRPMLRQVDYLEHGVPATLIFGARYTHGLMFHDEFQALAERHPNLHYIPTVTRPEGVWAGKIGRVQPLLWEVIGDRTDLDVYVCGLKEMVESVRDELKARGFDRKQIIVEKYD; translated from the coding sequence ATGGCGCTCGTAGAGTATAAGGCTCGTCTGGTCGAGATCCGGGATCTTGGACCAGGGATCCGGCATTTCCGATTTGAGTTGCCCGATACGGAACTGTTTGAATTTGTTCCTGGGCAATGGGTTTCGATGACTGAACTCGTTGATGGGAAGAAGACGACCCGCGCTTATTCGATTGCGTCTCTGCCTGGCTCTAACCAGTTTGAGATCTGTTTGAACAAGGTAGATGATGGCGTGTTCTCGCCGCATCTGTTCTCGCTGCAGCCCGGCGATCTAGTTCCAACCAAGGGCCCGGTGGGGTCCTTTGTCTTGAAGTCAAAGGAGCGGGAAGCGATCTTCGTAGCCACCGGAACAGGTGTGGTTCCTTTCCGGCCCATGCTGCGCCAGGTGGATTATCTCGAGCACGGCGTGCCGGCGACGCTCATCTTTGGCGCACGCTACACACACGGCTTGATGTTCCATGATGAGTTCCAGGCGCTTGCCGAACGGCATCCGAACCTGCACTACATCCCCACCGTCACGCGTCCCGAAGGCGTCTGGGCCGGTAAGATCGGACGTGTCCAACCCTTGTTGTGGGAAGTGATTGGAGATCGGACAGACCTGGATGTCTATGTGTGTGGCTTAAAAGAAATGGTGGAGAGCGTGCGCGACGAACTGAAGGCGCGCGGCTTCGATCGCAAACAGATCATCGTTGAGAAGTACGATTAG
- a CDS encoding outer membrane beta-barrel protein, which translates to MRKSCIHTLRGIILSLGLLAALPAMAQRWEFGAGAAGTFYTSKDVSTSSLKASAGFNNGFGFSAWLGNDMHKYLGGEIRYMYQNNDLKLQQGGTTYTFGSRSNTIHYDFLLHTAPRGSRLRPFVAFGAGFRGYEGTGREVAVQPLNNFAFLTKTKEWVPVVSVGAGIKFMPVKHLALRAEFRDYISPVPTKVIAPAPGAKLDGWFQNFVAQFGVSILF; encoded by the coding sequence ATGCGGAAGTCGTGTATCCATACCCTGAGGGGTATCATTTTGAGCCTGGGCCTGCTGGCCGCGCTGCCTGCGATGGCGCAGCGCTGGGAATTTGGCGCTGGCGCGGCGGGCACCTTCTATACATCGAAGGATGTATCCACCAGCAGTCTGAAAGCTTCGGCTGGTTTTAACAATGGCTTCGGTTTCAGTGCATGGCTCGGCAACGATATGCACAAGTACCTGGGCGGCGAAATCCGCTACATGTATCAGAACAACGACCTGAAGCTCCAGCAAGGAGGGACAACCTATACCTTTGGTTCCCGGTCGAACACGATTCACTATGATTTCCTGCTTCATACGGCTCCGCGTGGCTCGCGGCTTCGCCCCTTTGTGGCGTTTGGTGCTGGCTTCCGGGGGTATGAAGGGACAGGGCGGGAAGTGGCCGTGCAGCCTCTGAACAATTTTGCGTTTTTGACAAAAACCAAGGAATGGGTTCCTGTGGTGTCAGTGGGTGCTGGTATCAAGTTTATGCCGGTGAAGCACTTGGCCCTTCGCGCAGAGTTCCGGGACTACATTTCTCCGGTGCCGACCAAGGTGATTGCCCCGGCTCCCGGGGCGAAGCTTGATGGCTGGTTCCAGAACTTCGTCGCCCAGTTCGGTGTTTCGATTCTGTTCTAG